In the Colletotrichum higginsianum IMI 349063 chromosome 7 map unlocalized unitig_7, whole genome shotgun sequence genome, one interval contains:
- a CDS encoding Integral membrane protein has protein sequence MLILYSPPKEDMDPSPSGNDARVGITDGVLPENSHENLVDLIIGVTSALLAVTTIFVALRIYVRAFLIKKWRADDTMLVCSFFAVVFHDTMICLGTRFGLGKHVWMTPIKTIIKGQKLAMSIIMLYNIAFISIKIAFLLQYRRVFPLPKVELLCNIGIAFLVVFGLSTLISAGVTYDIIFRNNYWNSPINILGWWLANASLHLVTDILIFILPLPLLGMLKLHKPQKLALFASFSLGFLTCAISIIRIITLPGSLDTVDQTYESTPTTLWSIAELSSAVICCCIPTLRPLVQRSRYLPGGSASGGSDFSNTPRSRPALPQPNDRISSSISCASDTAMRKHRPSFTWKRSRQRSEQSTIAGVDDIEPMPGTPMLPVTPMLPVTPMMPAMPVMAAMPTVEVNGVRRESGGTVESVGPQQQRRNSVRSSVYSDRSLALGDGGLRRDLSLRRHMSMALTERDSDDDVYYFGVTEEQVDLECPTPLSPPPKSRKSTSE, from the exons ATGCTGATCTTGTACAGTCCTCCGAAGGAAGACATGGATCCGTCGCCGTCCGGCAACGACGCAAGGGTTGGGATAACCGACGGTGTTCTTCCTGAAAACTCGCACGAAAATCTCGTcgacctcatcatcggcgtAACCAGCGCCTTGCTGGCCGTCACAACCATATTCGTCGCGCTGCGGATCTACGTTAGAGCGTTCCTCATAAAGAAATGGAGAGCAGATGACACGATGCTTGTCTGTTCGTTCTTTGCGGTCGTATTTCACGATACCATGATCTGTCTCG GCACGAGATTCGGTCTTGGAAAGCACGTTTGGATGACGCCAATCAAGACGATTATCAAAGGCCAAAAG CTTGCCATGTCCATCATCATGCTGTATAACATCGCCTTCATCTCAATCAAGATTGCGTTTCTGCTTCAGTACCGCCGCGTGTTCCCGCTGCCGAAAGTAGAGCTGCTCTGCAACATCGGAATCGcgttcctcgtcgtcttcggcttATCTACCCTCATCTCTGCGGGGGTCACCTACGACATCATATTTCGCAACAACTACTGGAATTCACCCATCAACATACTGGGATGGTGGCTAGCAAACGCCTCCCTGCATCTGGTCACGGATATTCTTATATTCATTCTGCCTTTACCACTACTGGGCATGCTCAAACTGCACAAGCCGCAGAAGCTGGCGTTATTTGCTAGCTTCTCACTAGGTTTCTT GACTTGTGCTATATCCATAATTCGAATCATCACGCTCCCGGGATCTCTTGACACAGTCGATCAGACATATGAGAGTACGCCGACCACCCTTTGGTCCATTGCCGAACTCTCAAGTGCCGTCATATGCTGCTGTATTCCAACGCTGCGCCCGCTGGTTCAGAGATCCCGGTACCTCCCCGGCGGAAGCGCGTCTGGCGGAAGCGACTTCAGCAACACGCCCCGTTCCCGGCCCGCCCTGCCACAACCCAACGACAGGATATCTTCGTCGATAAGTTGCGCTTCCGACACTGCAATGAGGAAGCACAGGCCGAGCTTCACCTGGAAGCGCAGCCGGCAACGCAGCGAGCAGTCGACCATTGCAGGAGTCGACGATATCGAGCCGATGCCCGGCACGCCAATGCTGCCCGTCACGCCAATGCTGCCTGTgacgccgatgatgccggcaaTGCCGGTCATGGCGGCCATGCCAACGGTAGAGGTGAACGGTGTGCGGAGGGAAAGCGGCGGGACGGTCGAGAGCGTAGGgcctcagcagcagcgaaGGAACAGCGTCAGGAGTAGTGTGTATAGCGACCGCAGCCTTGCTTTGGGAGACGGAGGGTTGCGTCGGGACTTGAGTTTACGGAGACACATGAGCATGGCGTTGACCGAGAGGGACTCGGATGACGATGTCTACTACTTCGGGGTCACGGAGGAACAAGTGGACCTCGAGTGTCCGACGCCTTTGAGCCCGCCACCCAAATCTCGAAAGTCAACGAGTGAATAA
- a CDS encoding Methanesulfonate monooxygenase, which translates to MSASSVREGGPALKGPFDFEDSPLSRAARQPLLLGLFLNLQDINFSTQPTTNSWTFDYNVELVRRAEELGFELAFSRTQWLPKGGYDGEASLDAFVALGAMAAVTKSILLISTMHVLYGPLHPLHIAKYGATLDHIAKGRWGINVVTGHRAVEHEMFGRQRIEHDKRYQMAGELFDVVNSLWGETENISYKGKVSPWQLENAWITPKPQFGRPILVNATGSPAGIDFAAQYSDLIFITSPGTAHIDSALETLPDHIASIRAAVRAKGRTVKIIINPIIVSKDTSEEAWSYAESIAEGTRIQAGTKKFGTANGAYDSDAHAWRGRKDAKEKKGLNLGGNIEIIGSPEEVVQQLDALHKIGIDGVQINFYDFAPDLEYFGQKILPLLKESGLRVE; encoded by the coding sequence ATGTCTGCTTCATCGGTGCGTGAGGGCGGCCCCGCGCTGAAAGGGCCGTTCGACTTCGAGGATAGTCCACTGAGCAGGGCCGCCCGTCAGCCGttgctcctcggcctcttcctcaACCTCCAAGACATCAACTTTTCCACACAGCCCACGACAAACAGCTGGACGTTTGACTACAACGTCGAACTCGTCCGCAgggccgaggagctcggtTTCGAATTGGCCTTCAGTCGTACGCAGTGGCTGCCCAAGGGCGGCTACGACGGCGAGGCTTCCCTGGACGCCTTCGTCGCGCTGGGCGCCATGGCGGCCGTCACCAAGTCCATCCTCCTTATCTCGACGATGCATGTCCTCTACGGGCCGCTCCACCCGCTTCACATCGCCAAGTACGGCGCTACCTTGGACCACATCGCCAAGGGCCGATGGGGCATCAACGTCGTCACCGGCCACAGGGCGGTAGAGCACGAGATGTTTGGTCGGCAACGCATCGAGCACGATAAGCGGTACCAGATGGCCGGAGAGCTgttcgacgtcgtcaacaGTCTCTGGGGCGAGACCGAGAACATCTCCTACAAGGGGAAAGTGTCGCCGTGGCAGCTCGAGAACGCCTGGATCACTCCCAAACCGCAGTTTGGCAGACCCATCCTTGTGAATGCCACGGGTTCGCCTGCTGGCATCGACTTCGCCGCACAGTATTCCGACTTGATCTTCATCACCTCGCCGGGAACGGCGCACATTGACAGCGCATTGGAGACTCTCCCGGATCACATCGCCTCTATCAGGGCGGCTGTCAGGGCCAAGGGCCGAACAGTCaagatcatcatcaaccccaTTATCGTCTCAAAAGACACGTCCGAGGAAGCCTGGTCCTATGCTGAGAGCATTGCCGAGGGGACCAGAATCCAGGCGGGGACCAAGAAGTTCGGCACGGCAAACGGGGCATATGACAGCGATGCGCACGCCTGGAGAGGGCGCAAGGacgccaaggagaagaagggcctCAACCTCGGCGGCAACATCGAGATCATTGGGTCGCCGGAAGAGGTGGTTCAGCAGTTAGACGCCTTGCACAAGATCGGCATCGATGGTGTCCAGATCAACTTCTACGACTTTGCCCCAGACTTGGAGTATTTCGGCCAGAAGATACTGCCATTGCTGAAAGAATCTGGTTTGCGAGTGGAATAA
- a CDS encoding Beta-glucosidase, which produces MTKVPDLKMTTDTTPPLDVEALIKQLSWDEKIELLAGQGSFRTTGLPHRGIPDLVTSDGPHGIRGRRSFARNPSPMLPSATGMGATFNAELLHKVGNLLGEEARARGVHVLLAPTICLQRSPLFGRGFEAFAEDPYLSGILGAAYINGVQERGVATSVKHYAAHDQSDNSIEDNVCMTQRTLREVHLMPFQLVMRDSDPWTFMTSYNKINGVHVSEDPLLLKQVLREEWGFKGLVMSDWFGTYSTSEALNAGLDLEMPGPTQWRGKCLSLAVNSRKVSRAAIDDAVRNVLNLVNKVTDTKPAGHFSASNTPEQQRLIRTLVSESIVLLKNDRKVLPIKKTGETRIGLIGDHIKNPALSGGGSAEVEPYYSVTPFDAIVEEVGKEHVSYALGCHSFRFSPLLKNLAPKRPQHQGFGWSVEVFGENPDENPGSEVLASAHAQKELIDIPESFHASLPKKFYARARATYTPSTSGPFRFGFSTSGKGKLRINGEEVVDLWTDQPAKTGPTPCFNRLSMERFCETTVTEGQPIDLEVVQVNEDLSGGVGTALTLAGRVGGFEVIDEDIAIKEAADLAKSVDVAIVVAGLSSDFEYEGADRKHLRLPGRVDDLIQAVLEANPDAVIVTQSGCPIEMPWEPKAATLVHAWFGGQETGHGLADVLFGNANPSGRLSQTFPRSIKHTPAYLTFSKSDYDIVYGEGVFIGHRYYESVDRDPLFYFGQGLSYSTFEYSNLRVPETFEPSAEHKMIISVDVTNTGPYDGAEVVQVYIHDPESTLLRPVRELKAFAKTLLAVNQSKTVEMTLDKYSLSYWSQENSKWVAEAGEYFVIVASSSRPGDEISRARFNLPETFFWEGV; this is translated from the exons ATGACAAAGGTCCCGGATCTCAAGATGACTACCGACACCACCCCCCCTCTCGACGTTGAAGCGTTGATCAAGCAGCTTAGCTGGGACGAAAAGATTGAGCTGCTCGCCGGCCAGGGCTCCTTCCGGACTACCGGCCTTCCGCACCGTGGCATTCCCGACCTTGTT ACCTCAGACGGGCCTCATGGAATTCGTGGCCGTCGATCATTTGCTCGG AACCCAAGCCCCATGTTGCCGTCCGCGACCGGCATGGGAGCAACATTCAACGCCGAGTTGCTGCACAAAGTCGGGAacctcctcggcgaagaagcgAGGGCGAGAGGGGTGCACGTTCTGCTCGCGCCCACCATCTGCCTCCAACGTTCGCCGCTGTTCGGTCGAGGATTTGAAGCCTTCGCCGAGGACCCTTATCTCAGCGGCATCCTGGGGGCAGCCTACATCAACGGCGTCCAAGAAAGAGGAGTCGCGACCAGCGTCAAGCACTACGCGGCGCACGACCAGTCCGATAACTCCATCGAAGACAACGTCTGCATGACGCAGCGGACGTTGCGGGAGGTCCATCTCATGCCGTTCCAGCTCGTCATGCGCGACTCGGACCCCTGGACTTTCATGACTTCGTACAACAAAATCAACGGGGTCCACGTCAGCGAGGACCCTTTGCTTCTGAAGCAGGTTCTGCGGGAGGAATGGGGGTTCAAGGGGCTCGTCATGAGCGATTGGTTCGGAACATACAGCACCTCGGAAGCTCTGAATGCAGGTCTGGACTTGGAGATGCCCGGGCCGACGCAGTGGAGGGGTAAGTGTCTGAGTCTGGCGGTCAACAGTCGAAAGGTCTCGCGGGCAGCAATCGACGATGCCGTGAGGAATGTCCTCAACCTTGTCAACAAGGTGACCGACACGAAACCGGCGGGCCACTTCTCTGCTTCGAACACGCCTGAGCAACAGCGCCTGATTCGCACGCTGGTCTCGGAAAGCATTGTGCTGCTGAAGAACGACCGCAAAGTGCTCCCCATCAAGAAGACGGGGGAAACAAGGATCGGTTTGATCGGAGACCACATCAAGAACCCCGCTCTGAGCGGTGGCGGAAGTGCGGAAGTCGAACCGTACTACTCCGTGACGCCGTTCGACGCCATCGTTGAGGAGGTTGGCAAGGAACACGTCTCGTATGCTCTCGGATGCCATT CTTTCAGGTTCAGCCCGTTGCTGAAGAACCTTGCACCCAAAAGGCCGCAGCATCAAGGCTTCGGGTGGTCCGTCGAGGTCTTTGGAGAAAACCCGGACGAAAACCCCGGTTCTGAAGTCCTGGCATCGGCCCATGCGCAAAAGGAATTGATCGATATCCCGGAAAGTTTCCACGCCTCGCTGCCGAAGAAGTTCTACGCTCGAGCTCGCGCAACCTACACGCCTTCCACCTCGGGCCCCTTTCGATTCGGGTTCAGCACTTCGGGGAAAGGAAAGCTGAGGATCAACGGAGAGGAAGTCGTCGACTTGTGGACCGATCAGCCGGCCAAGACAGGGCCCACGCCCTGCTTCAACCGGCTTTCCATGGAGAGGTTCTGCGAAACAACAGTCACCGAAGGGCAACCCATCGACCTGGAAGTCGTTCAAGTCAACGAGGATCTTTCTGGAGGCGTCGGTACCGCATTGACTCTCGCAGGACGTGTCGGTGGTTTCGAGGTCATCGACGAAGACATTGCCATCAAGGAAGCGGCAGATCTGGCAAAGTCCGTCGACGTCGCAATTGTTGTTGCTGGCCTTTCCTCCGATTTCGAATACGAAGGGGCAGACCGTAAACATCTCAGGCTTCCCGGCCGCGTTGACGATCTGATACAAGCCGTGCTCGAGGCGAACCCGGACGCT GTAATCGTAACCCAGTCTGGATGTCCGATCGAGATGCCATGGGAACCCAAGGCGGCCACGCTGGTTCACGCTTGGTTTGGTGGCCAGGAAACAGGCCATGGTCTCGCTGACGTTCTCTTCGGCAATGCCAACCCATCCGGCAGACTCTCACAGACCTTCCCGAGGTCCATCAAACATACACCTGCGTACCTGACATTTTCCAAGTCCGACTACGACATCGTGTACGGCGAGGGAGTGTTCATCGGCCATCGGTATTACGAGTCGGTCGACAGAGATCCGCTCTTCTACTTCGGGCAGGGTCTGTCCTACTCGACGTTCGAGTACTCCAACCTCCGGGTACCCGAAACCTTCGAGCCATCCGCAGAGCACAAGATGATCATCTCGGTCGACGTGACGAACACCGGCCCctacgacggcgccgaggtcgtccaaGTCTACATCCACGACCCGGAGAGCACTCTTTTGCGGCCTGTGCGCGAGCTGAAGGCCTTTGCGAAGACGTTACTCGCCGTCAACCAGAGCAAGACGGTTGAAATGACCCTTGACAAGTATTCTCTCTCGTACTGGTCCCAGGAGAACTCCAAATGGGTTGCGGAGGCCGGGGAGTACTTCGTCATTGTGGCTTCAAGCTCCCGGCCAGGGGATGAGATCTCACGCGCTCGCTTCAACCTCCCGGAGACATTCTTCTGGGAAGGCGTTTGA
- a CDS encoding C6 zinc finger protein, with protein MARKGSKKARTGCITCKIRKVKCDETKPSCNRCIATGRHCDGYQPPGGSSTRNLELRHYQPHQVSPSANGQREGRALQYFCQEAGPYLSGAVNPEFWPQLVMQFTVFDSATRHSVIAISSLAERLKYWDNKAEGFRLRDEVFALHHYNAAIRDLTTGTVELRLPAILLVCLLFTAIETLQSRQMVAIKHCKHGFELLQDTVTVTVYPWIREHLLPFFRRTTIIAFVHGDDPEDFPNLTGLEHPIPAGFSVYNDAQVMLDDVLSRTLQLVRRADAYRQHPGEQSPVPPKLLAEQARLNHSLNIWKALFDDYESRASWSPDTPGQGQGAEYMSKASRFVLLCRHESCRVWLNTAFGGDDYDYNKHLEAYEAMLDDVGITNPQVKAVFTGDAYFIIDVGYLPAISVVATKCWHLESRLKSLGMAPLPGLPRENLCLLAQAGDCNSPAVKHTFGHPTP; from the exons ATGGCTCGAAAGGGTAGCAAGAAGGCCAGGACGGGATGCATCACCTGCAA GATCCGTAAGGTCAAGTGCGACGAGACGAAGCCGTCGTGCAACCGCTGCATAGCCACCGGCCGCCACTGTGACGGATACCAACCGCCGGGCGGCTCATCGACGAGGAATCTGGAGCTCCGGCACTACCAGCCACACCAAGTGTCCCCCAGTGCAAACGGTCAAAGAGAAGGCCGGGCTTTGCAGTACTTCTGCCAGGAAGCCGGGCCGTACCTGTCGGGCGCCGTGAACCCCGAGTTTTGGCCCCAGTTGGTCATGCAGTTTACCGTGTTTGACTCTGCCACGCGGCACTCCGTTATCGCCATCAGCTCCCTCGCAGAGAGGCTGAAGTACTGGGATAACAAGGCAGAGGGTTTCCGCCTGCGAGACGAGGTTTTCGCTCTCCATCACTACAACGCCGCGATCCGCGACCTGACGACCGGGACCGTCGAGCTGCGTCTGCCTGCGATCTTGCTTGTCTGCCTCCTGTTCACAGCCATCGAGACGCTCCAGTCGAGGCAGATGGTCGCCATCAAGCACTGCAAGCATGGCtttgagctcctgcaggaTACGGTCACGGTCACCGTCTATCCGTGGATAAGGGAGCATCTCCTCCCCTTTTTTAGACGAACAACCATCATCGCATTCGTACACGGTGATGACCCTGAGGATTTTCCGAATCTGACGGGACTGGAACACCCTATCCCTGCCGGGTTTTCCGTCTATAACGACGCCCAAGTCATGCTCGACGATGTCCTCAGTCGCACATTGCAACTTGTGCGGCGTGCCGACGCCTACCGCCAACACCCTGGGGAACAAAGTCCTGTGCCGCCCAAATTACTAGCTGAACAAGCCAGACTCAATCATTCGTTAAACATCTGGAAGGCCCTTTTCGATGATTACGAATCTCGTGCCTCCTGGTCGCCAGACACACCCGGTCAAGGTCAAGGGGCGGAATACATGTCCAAGGCTTCCCGGTTCGTTCTTTTGTGCCGCCACGAGTCCTGTCGAGTCTGGCTCAATACGGCATTTGGAGGAGATGATTACGACTACAACAAGCACCTCGAAGCATACGAAGCCATGCTGGATGATGTGGGCATCACAAACCCCCAAGTCAAAGCAGTCTTCACGGGCGACGCGTATTTTATCATCGACGTGGGATATCTGCCAGCCATCTCTGTCGTCGCGACGAAGTGCTGGCACCTGGAATCTCGCTTGAAGTCTCTAGGCATGGCGCCGCTTCCCGGCCTTCCCCGAGAGAACCTTTGCCTGCTTGCCCAGGCTGGGGACTGCAACTCCCCGGCGGTAAAGCACACGTTCGGTCACCCAACGCCCTGA